One Methanobacterium sp. DNA window includes the following coding sequences:
- a CDS encoding DUF1894 domain-containing protein, with translation MMFCLETYLQESDDYEILLSRAGFKDCAKVIEENAPEIIYINPGEKVLGARIIGIPPIAIGINEEKGTILFPYTKPCYGTAAVEIPVDQEEIDKVRELNIK, from the coding sequence ATTATGTTCTGCCTTGAAACATATTTACAGGAATCAGACGATTATGAAATATTATTGTCCAGAGCAGGTTTTAAAGACTGTGCTAAGGTTATTGAAGAAAACGCCCCTGAAATAATTTATATTAACCCTGGAGAAAAAGTATTAGGGGCAAGAATTATTGGAATACCTCCGATAGCTATTGGAATTAATGAAGAAAAAGGTACAATCTTGTTTCCTTACACTAAACCTTGTTATGGGACTGCTGCAGTTGAAATACCTGTAGATCAAGAAGAAATAGATAAAGTCAGGGAATTAAATATCAAATGA
- a CDS encoding ribose-phosphate diphosphokinase → MIIGGSASQKLAAKIANELKCPLIPIETRRFPDGERYIRIKGELDNEAIVVQSTGYPQDENLMELFLILKNLKSMGIENIKVVIPYFGYGRQERRFKSGEAISAEIISELIEVAGATEIFCINLHEESITDFFQIPTHNLSAMTLIASHIQQNLDNPVIIAPDKGALGFAKEIADILGCEYDYLEKVRISPEVVETKTKKVNVKGKEAVIIDDIISTGGTIVNAARILKEHGASKVIVSCVHPVLVEDALLKIFAAGVDDVIATDTLLSDVSVISVAPLVAAAMLK, encoded by the coding sequence TTGATAATAGGCGGCTCAGCTTCTCAAAAATTGGCAGCAAAAATTGCAAATGAACTTAAATGTCCATTAATTCCCATAGAAACCCGTAGATTTCCAGATGGCGAGCGGTATATCCGAATAAAAGGAGAATTAGATAATGAAGCAATTGTTGTTCAATCAACAGGTTATCCTCAAGATGAAAACTTGATGGAGCTTTTTTTAATTCTTAAAAATTTAAAAAGTATGGGTATTGAAAATATTAAGGTTGTTATTCCGTACTTTGGTTATGGGCGGCAGGAAAGACGTTTTAAAAGTGGTGAAGCCATATCTGCAGAGATTATATCTGAACTCATTGAAGTTGCGGGTGCAACAGAAATATTCTGCATTAATCTACACGAAGAAAGTATAACTGATTTTTTCCAGATACCAACACATAATTTATCTGCAATGACTCTTATTGCTAGCCATATTCAACAAAATCTTGATAATCCAGTTATAATTGCGCCAGATAAAGGAGCTTTAGGTTTTGCAAAAGAAATTGCCGATATTTTAGGTTGTGAATATGATTACCTTGAAAAGGTACGAATTTCTCCAGAAGTTGTGGAAACAAAAACAAAAAAAGTTAATGTTAAAGGGAAAGAAGCAGTTATAATTGATGACATTATAAGCACAGGTGGCACAATTGTAAATGCCGCAAGAATTTTAAAGGAACATGGTGCATCAAAGGTTATTGTTTCATGCGTCCACCCTGTACTGGTTGAAGATGCACTGCTTAAAATATTTGCAGCAGGTGTAGATGACGTTATAGCCACAGATACACTTCTATCTGATGTAAGTGTTATTTCAGTGGCCCCATTAGTTGCTGCTGCCATGTTAAAATAA
- a CDS encoding VOC family protein, which yields MKIKYNTFIVKDMDESIKFYTEVMGFKIDSEHNPHPGAKIILLKGEGDTMIELIQNTENEPGLFCIGMDVEDMNTTLKELKSKGAKITMEPITITVGTLAFLEDPNGAKIALIQHH from the coding sequence ATGAAAATTAAATACAATACTTTTATAGTCAAGGATATGGATGAATCAATTAAATTTTATACAGAAGTTATGGGATTTAAAATAGATAGCGAACACAATCCTCATCCTGGAGCAAAAATCATATTATTGAAAGGGGAAGGAGATACTATGATAGAGCTTATACAAAATACAGAAAATGAACCTGGTCTATTCTGTATAGGGATGGATGTTGAAGACATGAACACCACACTGAAAGAACTTAAATCTAAAGGTGCCAAAATCACCATGGAACCCATAACAATAACGGTTGGGACCCTTGCTTTCTTAGAAGACCCAAATGGGGCCAAGATAGCGTTAATTCAACACCACTAA
- a CDS encoding thymidylate synthase, whose amino-acid sequence MAFQIEVEEIADGWETLVRKIMAEGKEIKDERGSLTKEILNTLVTITNPLGNKMSEGFYLNKIAKVQEIRVPEGYFWSGDKLEVYSEQFLSKDKQGFVYTYGNRLRKHFDDIDQIQVAIDRLKNCEESRRAISITWDPTVDTKTEEVPCMILVDLKIRDGKLHTTALWRSHDVYGAWFPNAVGLTHLAKYAADKLNLDVGTVTIHSISAHIYEVNFDDAKQILGL is encoded by the coding sequence ATGGCATTTCAAATTGAAGTCGAAGAAATAGCAGACGGCTGGGAAACCCTTGTAAGGAAAATAATGGCAGAAGGCAAAGAAATTAAAGATGAAAGAGGCTCATTAACCAAAGAAATTTTAAACACTCTTGTGACGATAACCAATCCACTGGGCAATAAAATGTCTGAAGGATTCTACTTAAACAAAATTGCCAAGGTACAGGAAATCAGAGTTCCTGAAGGATATTTTTGGAGCGGTGATAAGCTTGAAGTTTACTCTGAACAATTTTTAAGCAAAGATAAGCAAGGATTTGTATATACATATGGTAATCGTCTAAGAAAACATTTCGATGATATTGATCAAATTCAAGTAGCTATTGATAGACTTAAAAACTGCGAAGAATCAAGAAGAGCCATATCTATAACATGGGACCCGACAGTTGACACCAAAACTGAAGAAGTGCCCTGTATGATACTTGTAGACCTTAAAATAAGGGATGGAAAACTCCATACAACTGCATTATGGCGTAGTCATGATGTATATGGGGCATGGTTCCCGAATGCTGTGGGACTAACTCATTTAGCTAAATATGCTGCGGATAAGCTTAATTTGGATGTGGGAACAGTTACAATTCATTCTATAAGTGCGCATATTTATGAAGTTAATTTTGATGATGCAAAACAGATTTTAGGATTGTAA
- a CDS encoding DUF1890 domain-containing protein, whose protein sequence is MKKALILLGCPESPAQTPMAIYATNKLKKMGYEVTTASTPSAMKLLEVGDPEGLYIENKTDIESCLEKLDKGSFDLLVGFVHKDAAVSYFVTFYSILNTTSIALIFEKDPDMLQEFEKAVLESTDAEIVSARAYHNPTPLRVKFDKMLKKLEVG, encoded by the coding sequence ATGAAAAAAGCCCTGATATTGTTAGGATGTCCAGAATCACCCGCTCAGACACCTATGGCAATATATGCAACAAATAAACTTAAAAAAATGGGTTATGAGGTTACAACAGCAAGCACACCTTCAGCAATGAAATTATTGGAAGTAGGGGACCCTGAAGGATTATATATTGAAAATAAAACTGATATTGAATCATGCCTTGAAAAACTGGATAAAGGCAGTTTTGATCTTCTTGTAGGGTTTGTGCACAAAGATGCGGCAGTTTCTTACTTTGTAACATTTTACAGTATTTTAAATACAACTTCCATTGCCTTAATATTTGAAAAAGACCCTGATATGCTCCAGGAGTTTGAGAAAGCAGTTTTAGAAAGTACAGATGCAGAAATTGTGTCTGCAAGGGCTTATCATAATCCAACTCCTCTTAGGGTGAAGTTCGATAAAATGTTAAAAAAGCTGGAGGTTGGATAA
- a CDS encoding DUF998 domain-containing protein: protein MKKFYPIFGIIGPLVYISAVIMGGMLRSDYSFLYNTISELTVANASNIVLMSILFGIYNISILIFGIGAFLDKEIDNSKKYKAATLMLAIVGFLGILLLFFPQDPRNAAFTFQGTMHIAIAGITSLFTLISVLLIGINFRKVKEMKSFAIYSFISFAVILVSGGVAAISVGSNSAYGGLFERITIFAFMIWVLVLSYLIIKKS from the coding sequence ATGAAAAAATTTTATCCTATCTTTGGTATTATCGGACCATTAGTGTATATTTCAGCCGTAATCATGGGCGGAATGCTCCGTAGTGATTATAGTTTTCTTTACAATACAATAAGCGAGCTTACTGTAGCTAATGCTTCCAATATAGTTTTAATGAGTATCCTATTTGGTATTTATAATATTTCAATATTAATATTTGGTATTGGGGCATTTTTAGATAAAGAAATTGATAACAGTAAAAAATATAAAGCTGCCACTTTAATGCTTGCAATTGTCGGTTTTCTAGGCATATTACTGCTTTTCTTCCCTCAAGACCCACGAAATGCAGCTTTTACATTCCAAGGCACCATGCATATTGCAATAGCAGGAATAACATCACTATTCACACTTATTTCAGTTCTTTTAATTGGAATAAACTTCAGAAAAGTTAAAGAGATGAAATCTTTTGCTATTTATTCATTCATTTCCTTTGCTGTGATTTTAGTATCAGGAGGAGTAGCTGCAATTAGTGTAGGAAGTAATTCAGCTTATGGAGGACTTTTTGAGCGGATTACCATCTTTGCATTTATGATTTGGGTCCTTGTGTTGTCTTATTTGATTATAAAGAAATCTTAA
- the hypA gene encoding hydrogenase maturation nickel metallochaperone HypA has translation MHELSMADAIVKTAIEVAEKNDAQQITEVTIEIGELTLLNPEQLKFMVGVLSENTLLEEAEIIIEAIPIQINCKSCNYEGPVPSDDLDHFVPIVNCPECEGQDLEITKGRECNVKTIKIEKEDEDA, from the coding sequence ATGCACGAACTTTCAATGGCTGATGCCATAGTAAAAACTGCAATTGAGGTTGCAGAGAAAAATGACGCTCAACAAATCACTGAAGTAACTATAGAAATTGGAGAACTAACTTTGCTCAACCCTGAACAGCTTAAATTCATGGTGGGTGTTTTAAGTGAGAATACTCTACTTGAAGAGGCTGAAATAATCATTGAAGCAATTCCAATTCAAATAAACTGTAAATCATGTAATTATGAAGGACCAGTTCCTTCAGATGATTTAGATCATTTTGTACCTATAGTAAATTGCCCAGAATGTGAAGGGCAGGATCTTGAAATAACTAAAGGCAGAGAATGTAATGTTAAAACAATTAAGATAGAAAAGGAGGATGAAGATGCATAA
- the mch gene encoding methenyltetrahydromethanopterin cyclohydrolase has translation MVSVNLEAKKTVDIMIKDADALNISVEKLENGSTVIDAGVNVPGSLKAGELYTKVCLGGLAEVGISIPGDLSETFALPSVKIKTDSPAISTLGAQKAGWSVSVGDFFALGSGPARALALKPAHTYEVIGYKDDADIAILTLEADKLPGADVTDSIAKDCGVSPENVFVLVAPTSSIVGSIQIAGRVVENGTYKMMEALDFDVNKVKYAAGIAPIAPVDPDGLKAMGKTNDAVLFGGRTYYYVESDENDNLEEIANNLPSSASAGYGKPFYDVFKEAEYDFYKIDKGMFAPAEVVINDLRTGEMFRAGYVNTELLMKSFGL, from the coding sequence ATGGTAAGTGTCAATCTTGAAGCAAAAAAAACAGTAGACATAATGATAAAAGACGCAGATGCATTAAACATCAGCGTAGAAAAACTTGAAAACGGTTCAACAGTAATAGATGCAGGTGTAAACGTACCTGGAAGCTTAAAAGCAGGAGAACTTTACACAAAAGTCTGTCTCGGCGGACTTGCAGAAGTGGGAATATCAATCCCTGGCGATCTTTCAGAAACATTCGCTTTACCTTCTGTAAAGATTAAAACCGATTCTCCAGCAATATCCACACTCGGAGCGCAAAAAGCAGGATGGTCTGTAAGCGTAGGTGATTTCTTTGCACTCGGTTCAGGTCCAGCAAGAGCATTAGCCCTAAAACCAGCCCATACTTACGAAGTAATAGGCTACAAAGACGATGCAGATATTGCAATCTTAACACTTGAAGCTGACAAATTACCTGGTGCAGATGTTACAGATTCAATCGCAAAAGATTGTGGTGTTTCACCAGAAAACGTATTTGTCCTTGTAGCTCCAACATCATCCATTGTAGGCTCAATACAAATCGCAGGAAGAGTTGTTGAAAACGGTACCTATAAAATGATGGAAGCTTTAGATTTTGATGTTAATAAAGTTAAATATGCTGCAGGAATTGCACCAATAGCTCCTGTTGACCCTGATGGACTTAAAGCAATGGGTAAAACAAATGATGCAGTTTTATTTGGTGGTAGAACTTATTACTACGTAGAATCTGATGAAAATGATAATTTAGAAGAAATTGCAAACAATTTACCGTCATCAGCATCTGCAGGATATGGAAAACCATTCTATGATGTGTTTAAAGAAGCTGAATACGATTTCTACAAAATAGATAAAGGAATGTTTGCACCTGCTGAAGTTGTTATAAATGATTTAAGAACTGGTGAAATGTTTAGAGCAGGATACGTAAACACAGAGCTTCTTATGAAGTCATTTGGTTTATAA
- a CDS encoding MBL fold metallo-hydrolase, with product MKITILLENTKLKDSNFSVENGLSMLIEKDSFNILFDTGGPEESVIKNAVEIGIDLSKVDAVVISHGHDDHTGGLLKFLQINDKAPVYLKKEALNPHYAKFPDGEKQISMDDKITQNYANRLKFVDKITEIAPGIFIIPQIEKKFPIPSSNQVLFEKQNENLVRDTFKHELFMVIENDNDLIVFSGCGHTGIKNIVNTTKNMFPNKKLDAVIGGFHLQAGSLNYAFAKVEEIEDMAHWLKEEVAGQIYTGHCTGERGMNIMEPILNDKLERIYTGMKIEL from the coding sequence ATGAAAATAACGATATTACTTGAAAATACCAAACTAAAAGACTCTAACTTTAGTGTAGAAAATGGACTTTCAATGTTAATCGAAAAAGACTCATTTAATATCCTTTTTGATACAGGGGGCCCTGAAGAAAGCGTAATTAAAAATGCAGTAGAAATTGGTATTGATCTTTCTAAAGTTGATGCAGTGGTTATATCTCATGGACATGATGACCATACTGGAGGATTACTAAAATTCTTACAAATTAACGATAAAGCTCCAGTTTATCTTAAAAAAGAAGCTTTAAATCCACATTATGCTAAATTTCCTGATGGAGAGAAACAAATCAGTATGGATGACAAAATAACCCAAAACTATGCAAATAGGCTAAAATTTGTTGATAAAATTACAGAAATTGCTCCAGGAATATTTATAATTCCCCAAATCGAGAAAAAATTTCCTATTCCTTCCAGTAATCAAGTTCTATTTGAAAAACAGAATGAAAATCTGGTTCGAGACACTTTTAAACATGAATTATTCATGGTAATTGAAAATGATAACGATTTAATTGTTTTTTCTGGTTGTGGGCATACGGGAATTAAAAATATTGTAAACACAACTAAGAATATGTTTCCAAACAAAAAATTAGATGCTGTAATCGGCGGATTCCACCTTCAAGCTGGTAGTTTAAATTATGCATTTGCAAAAGTTGAAGAAATTGAAGATATGGCGCATTGGCTGAAAGAAGAAGTTGCTGGACAGATTTACACAGGACACTGCACTGGAGAACGAGGAATGAATATAATGGAACCTATTTTAAATGATAAACTTGAAAGAATTTACACTGGAATGAAAATTGAGTTATGA
- a CDS encoding helix-turn-helix transcriptional regulator, whose amino-acid sequence MSKRMERKKEEKKKVILDAAEELIAKKSIIYMTMDQVAKEADVAKGTLYLYFKNKESLCAAVNTRLNREINCCIKEKMDLYATGSEKTLAVGTAIIEYSIKNPQKWKTATELYQMSIDNPEDPNVQEFMGEVNKMVHMLAAAYRQGISEGDIRKDVDPVPTAIYNRMAFSNVLALTSEQSMVLKLNDISQKRYLSVAWNLINRSTHIKPSLREESDKSLEYHRSEEDIGKEIKTMADSMGLQAEDAVQIRDAWLTLTRIIMGGVEHETIENTSNRVIENVTLCPAFNSHKETGATPDKNMIEGCPRYCTILVETLNSKYAPRFTKKMCAGDDFCEVIIELK is encoded by the coding sequence ATGAGCAAAAGAATGGAACGTAAGAAAGAAGAAAAGAAAAAAGTCATATTGGACGCTGCTGAGGAATTAATCGCAAAAAAAAGTATAATTTATATGACTATGGATCAAGTAGCTAAAGAAGCAGATGTAGCTAAAGGAACCCTTTATCTTTATTTTAAAAATAAGGAGAGTTTATGTGCTGCAGTCAATACCAGGCTCAACCGAGAAATAAACTGCTGTATAAAGGAAAAGATGGATTTATATGCTACTGGCTCGGAGAAAACTTTAGCTGTGGGGACTGCAATTATAGAATATTCCATTAAAAATCCACAAAAATGGAAAACAGCAACTGAACTTTATCAGATGAGTATTGACAACCCTGAAGATCCCAATGTGCAGGAATTTATGGGTGAAGTCAACAAAATGGTGCACATGCTTGCTGCAGCTTACCGTCAAGGTATTAGTGAAGGGGACATACGTAAAGATGTAGATCCAGTTCCGACGGCCATATATAACCGAATGGCATTTTCCAATGTCTTAGCTCTCACATCAGAGCAAAGCATGGTATTAAAACTTAATGATATAAGTCAAAAGCGCTATTTATCTGTGGCATGGAATTTGATTAATAGATCCACCCATATAAAACCATCTTTAAGAGAAGAGAGTGATAAATCACTGGAATATCATAGATCAGAAGAGGATATAGGGAAGGAAATTAAAACAATGGCGGATTCCATGGGATTGCAAGCTGAAGACGCAGTGCAAATCAGGGATGCTTGGTTAACATTGACTCGGATCATTATGGGAGGTGTTGAACATGAAACCATAGAAAACACCTCAAATCGTGTTATAGAAAATGTAACTTTGTGTCCGGCCTTCAATTCGCATAAAGAAACAGGTGCCACTCCTGATAAAAATATGATTGAAGGTTGTCCGAGATATTGTACTATTCTAGTCGAAACCTTAAATTCCAAATACGCCCCACGATTCACCAAAAAAATGTGTGCAGGTGATGATTTCTGTGAAGTTATTATTGAGTTAAAATAA
- a CDS encoding pyridoxamine 5'-phosphate oxidase family protein — protein sequence MDLKDCIKFANETPVCYLATVDGDQPRVRALGFWFADENGFYFQIGSIKEMYGQLQKNPKVEACFWKPDETTGTMMRVAGEIEFLNDPELKKKVLEDRPFLKEFGMTFDHPGLVIFRIANGEAYFWTMATNFEPKKFIKFGD from the coding sequence ATGGATTTAAAAGACTGTATAAAATTTGCAAATGAAACACCTGTTTGCTATTTGGCAACAGTTGACGGAGACCAGCCAAGGGTAAGGGCGCTGGGGTTCTGGTTTGCAGATGAAAATGGATTCTATTTCCAGATAGGGTCTATAAAAGAGATGTACGGACAACTGCAAAAAAATCCTAAAGTTGAAGCATGTTTCTGGAAGCCAGACGAAACAACTGGAACAATGATGAGAGTAGCTGGAGAAATAGAGTTTTTAAATGATCCAGAACTAAAAAAGAAGGTTTTAGAAGACAGACCATTTCTTAAAGAATTTGGCATGACCTTTGACCATCCAGGACTTGTAATTTTCCGTATTGCCAATGGTGAAGCTTATTTCTGGACAATGGCAACCAATTTTGAGCCTAAAAAGTTCATAAAATTTGGAGATTAA
- a CDS encoding zinc ribbon domain-containing protein: MFCVDCGYELGEDANFCINCGQDLTKHQNVPEAVNVGFEYNSEINEAEEAEMDDNSSVKLDDKLNNLTDIISKLQDENNQLREELEKYKNRPKSSVSKSKSEIIRKKMPKPDREKKVDLVDRFKKWYNE, from the coding sequence ATGTTCTGTGTTGATTGTGGATATGAATTAGGTGAAGATGCTAATTTCTGCATTAATTGTGGGCAGGATTTAACCAAACATCAGAATGTTCCTGAAGCAGTTAATGTCGGATTTGAATATAATTCAGAAATTAATGAAGCTGAAGAGGCAGAAATGGATGATAATAGTAGTGTAAAATTAGATGATAAACTAAATAATTTAACAGATATCATATCTAAACTGCAGGATGAAAACAATCAATTGAGAGAAGAGCTTGAAAAGTATAAAAATAGACCAAAATCTTCTGTTTCTAAAAGTAAATCTGAAATAATTAGAAAAAAAATGCCAAAACCAGATAGAGAGAAAAAAGTGGATCTGGTGGACCGATTTAAGAAATGGTACAATGAGTAG
- a CDS encoding methyltransferase domain-containing protein: MSDENIKFWAEMSSRYDSVIDDIFGGNIRPKILEKLNEEEDMGKLIELGCGTGYFTKTLANKSESITSTDISEEMLEIAKERLKECNEIKFHVMDFQDCKFDDGTFDTVFMGLVLLFADDPLEALKESRRILKSEGAIIIADPDISFLSFYGMLKFRFRALLKYRRVPSTGHLLNQKKIVDMLDKTGFEVVKKEIIQDESNPYSISANYIKAKISK, from the coding sequence ATGTCTGATGAAAATATTAAATTTTGGGCAGAAATGTCAAGTAGATATGATTCAGTTATAGATGATATCTTTGGGGGAAACATAAGGCCCAAAATACTGGAAAAGTTGAATGAAGAAGAAGATATGGGAAAATTAATTGAACTTGGTTGCGGTACAGGATATTTCACAAAAACACTTGCGAATAAATCGGAAAGCATTACTTCAACTGATATTTCAGAGGAAATGCTGGAAATTGCAAAGGAACGATTAAAAGAATGTAATGAAATTAAATTTCATGTTATGGATTTTCAAGATTGCAAATTCGATGATGGAACTTTTGACACGGTATTCATGGGATTGGTTCTTCTTTTTGCTGATGATCCCCTGGAAGCTCTTAAAGAGAGCCGTCGGATTTTAAAATCTGAAGGTGCAATCATTATAGCGGATCCAGATATTTCTTTTTTATCATTTTATGGAATGTTAAAATTCAGATTTAGAGCACTTTTAAAATACCGTAGAGTTCCATCTACAGGTCATCTTTTAAACCAAAAAAAGATAGTAGATATGCTGGATAAAACAGGATTTGAAGTAGTCAAAAAGGAAATTATTCAAGATGAGTCTAACCCTTACAGTATTTCAGCTAATTATATCAAAGCAAAAATCTCCAAGTAG
- a CDS encoding DUF5518 domain-containing protein, with the protein MKETIKWKPLIIGIGIALIYYFISGDALSVLPFLLAGIAVGYMVGIDIKIGAINGALLGAIGGLIVILALTIMVYLQTGGLQILGYLVNQFVIYLIIDIVMAVIGGVIGSLVRAEVEKS; encoded by the coding sequence ATGAAAGAAACGATTAAATGGAAACCTTTGATAATTGGTATAGGGATTGCTCTAATATACTATTTTATATCTGGAGATGCTCTATCAGTTTTACCATTTCTGCTTGCAGGAATAGCCGTTGGTTACATGGTTGGAATTGATATAAAAATTGGGGCCATCAACGGTGCTTTATTGGGTGCTATAGGTGGATTAATAGTAATTTTAGCATTGACAATTATGGTCTATCTCCAAACTGGTGGTTTACAAATTTTAGGATATTTAGTTAACCAATTTGTGATATATCTTATTATAGATATAGTAATGGCTGTAATTGGTGGAGTTATTGGTTCTTTAGTACGAGCAGAAGTAGAAAAGAGTTAA
- a CDS encoding methionine synthase, translated as MLTTVVGSYPALPKEPSSISEKISNLFGTYDEYKPAIELAVRDQIEAGIDIISDGQVREGMVEIFASAIPGMAVEDKTPKIVGKIMSPYGSIGADDLKFAKKIAEGISKEYGRNSNKKLEDGVKGVKGIITGPSTLVFSSRMEGFYKNKEDAIIDLACALKNEAGYLEEAGAIYIQIDEPFISTGVVDMDTAKNAIEIINKGLSIPVGLHVCGDVTAVFNELLKFDVDVIDCEFAGILKNMQVLEDINLNGKKIGFGCLDTKTDKIEIREEVEELIKKAIDLIGFENLIIDPDCGMRMRSRDAAFAKLKVMTEAAKNL; from the coding sequence ATGTTAACAACAGTTGTCGGAAGTTATCCAGCATTACCCAAAGAACCATCTTCAATATCAGAAAAGATTTCTAATCTTTTTGGAACTTATGATGAATATAAACCTGCAATAGAGCTTGCAGTTCGAGATCAAATAGAAGCAGGGATTGATATTATATCTGATGGGCAGGTAAGGGAAGGAATGGTTGAAATCTTTGCAAGTGCTATTCCAGGAATGGCTGTTGAAGATAAAACACCCAAAATTGTGGGAAAAATTATGTCGCCTTATGGATCTATTGGTGCAGACGACCTTAAATTTGCAAAAAAAATTGCAGAAGGCATATCCAAAGAATATGGCCGGAATTCGAATAAAAAACTTGAAGATGGTGTTAAAGGAGTTAAAGGTATAATTACTGGTCCATCTACTCTTGTTTTCTCTTCAAGAATGGAAGGATTTTATAAAAATAAAGAAGATGCCATAATTGATTTAGCATGTGCTTTAAAGAATGAAGCAGGATATTTAGAAGAAGCAGGTGCAATATATATTCAAATAGATGAGCCTTTTATTTCAACAGGCGTAGTTGACATGGATACTGCAAAAAATGCAATAGAAATCATAAATAAAGGTTTATCTATTCCTGTTGGTTTACATGTATGTGGAGATGTGACTGCTGTATTTAATGAGCTTTTAAAATTTGATGTTGACGTAATAGATTGTGAATTTGCAGGTATTTTGAAAAATATGCAAGTTCTGGAAGATATAAACCTAAATGGTAAAAAAATAGGTTTTGGATGTTTAGATACAAAAACAGATAAAATTGAAATTAGGGAAGAAGTAGAAGAACTGATTAAAAAAGCAATAGATTTAATTGGCTTTGAAAACTTGATTATTGACCCTGACTGTGGGATGCGGATGAGATCAAGAGATGCAGCATTTGCAAAGCTCAAAGTAATGACAGAAGCTGCAAAGAATTTATGA
- the hypB gene encoding hydrogenase nickel incorporation protein HypB, whose amino-acid sequence MHKIAEIEIQHDIMVANKKLAKRNQRILDKSDVFAVDVLGAIGSGKTSLIETLIEKMDYKIGVIAGDVISRFDAGRFENHNVPVVGLNTGKECHLDAHLVEHAFGDLPLDDMELLFIENVGNLICPVDFDLGSHIRMVVISVSEGDDTVEKHPLIFKDADIVVINKVDIAEAVGADENKMVNDVLILNPDVVVIKSSLKTGEGIDEIIGNIENFMKE is encoded by the coding sequence ATGCATAAAATTGCTGAAATAGAGATACAGCACGATATCATGGTTGCAAATAAGAAACTTGCCAAGAGGAATCAAAGAATATTGGACAAATCAGATGTATTTGCAGTCGACGTTTTAGGAGCAATAGGCTCTGGAAAAACATCACTTATCGAAACGCTCATAGAAAAAATGGATTATAAAATAGGTGTAATAGCAGGGGATGTAATAAGTAGATTTGATGCTGGAAGATTTGAAAATCATAATGTGCCAGTAGTAGGGCTTAACACTGGAAAGGAATGTCATTTAGATGCTCATCTTGTAGAACATGCATTTGGTGACCTTCCACTTGATGATATGGAGCTACTTTTTATAGAAAATGTCGGAAACCTCATCTGCCCAGTTGATTTTGATTTAGGATCTCATATAAGAATGGTTGTAATCAGTGTAAGTGAAGGAGACGACACTGTAGAAAAACACCCATTAATTTTTAAGGATGCAGACATTGTGGTAATTAACAAGGTTGATATCGCAGAAGCTGTTGGTGCGGATGAGAATAAGATGGTAAACGATGTTTTGATACTTAATCCAGATGTTGTGGTCATTAAAAGCAGCCTTAAAACAGGTGAAGGGATTGATGAGATCATAGGGAACATTGAAAATTTCATGAAAGAATAA